A stretch of the Nicotiana tabacum cultivar K326 chromosome 6, ASM71507v2, whole genome shotgun sequence genome encodes the following:
- the LOC107824034 gene encoding beta-carotene hydroxylase 2, chloroplastic-like, with amino-acid sequence MAAGSASSQTICFNHNPILAPKPTTTSPPVLFFSPLTRNFGKTNLQCRRKPKMTACFVLENEKLNTHSDIIEAKQMGVKNEEQRSDARLAEKLARKRSERFTYLVAAVMSSLGITSMAVLAVYYRFSWQMEGGEVSFSEMFGTFALSFGAAVGMEFWAIWAHKALWHDSLWHMHESHHKPREGAFELNDVFAITNAVPAIALLAYGFFNKGLIPGLCFGAGLGITVFGMAYMFVHDGLVHKRFPVGPIANVPYFRRIAAAHQLHHSEKFDGVPYGLFLGPKELEEVGGNEELEKEVNRRIKNSEGL; translated from the exons ATGGCTGCCGGATCTGCTAGCTCCCAAACCATTTGTTTCAACCACAACCCAATTCTTGCCCCAAAACCAACCACAACTAGCCCACCAGTTTTGTTCTTCTCTCCGTTAACTCGCAACTTTGGCAAAACAAATCTGCAGTGTCGAAGAAAGCCAAAGATGACGGCTTGCTTTGTGCTGGAGAATGAGAAATTGAATACGCATAGTGACATTATTGAAGCAAAGCAGATGGGAGTAAAAAATGAGGAGCAGCGTTCAGATGCGAGGCTGGCGGAAAAACTGGCTAGGAAAAGATCGGAGAGGTTTACTTATCTTGTCGCAGCTGTGATGTCTAGTTTAGGGATTACTTCTATGGCTGTTTTGGCGGTTTATTACAGATTTTCTTGGCAAATGGAG gGTGGAGAAGTGTCTTTTTCTGAAATGTTCGGTACTTTCGCTCTCTCGTTTGGCGCTGCT GTAGGAATGGAGTTTTGGGCGATATGGGCACATAAAGCGCTGTGGCATGATTCATTATGGCACATGCACGAG TCACACCATAAACCAAGAGAAGGAGCATTCGAGCTGAACGATGTTTTTGCCATAACAAACGCTGTTCCAGCCATTGCTCTTCTTGCCTATGGCTTTTTCAATAAAGGACTCATTCCTGGACTCTGTTTCGGCGCG GGACTAGGGATCACAGTATTCGGGATGGCTTACATGTTCGTTCACGATGGATTAGTTCACAAGAGATTCCCAGTGGGACCCATTGCCAATGTACCTTATTTTCGGAGAATAGCTGCAGCTCATCAG CTTCATCACTCGGAGAAATTTGATGGTGTCCCATATGGCTTGTTCCTAGGACCTAAG GAATTGGAAGAAGTAGGAGGAAATGAAGAGTTGGAAAAGGAGGTCAACCGAAGGATTAAAAATTCCGAGGGATTATGA